One Rosa chinensis cultivar Old Blush chromosome 3, RchiOBHm-V2, whole genome shotgun sequence DNA window includes the following coding sequences:
- the LOC112193682 gene encoding tyrosine-protein phosphatase RLPH2, which translates to MIVATFHIRLTKVLHRKTKTMSDPKPRLVCCIGDVHGFHTKLQNLWSNLEISIPSSEFATALVIFLGDYCDRGPDTNKVLDFLISLPSRYPHQKHVFIAGNHDFAFAGFLRVLPPPADGSEFREGWKEFEESEEREGWFKGEGYEGMHLQGRRWAGSSKGFNKAKGTEYQGSVYKAGPTFESYGVPHGSADLVKVVPDDHKKFLADMVWVHEEDDVCVEIEGETKHCKLIAVHAGLEKDNDVKQQLEFLKARDTRVPKIKALSGRKDVLNIPEELKKTQTVIVSGHHGKLHIEGLRLIIDEGDGKAKNPVAAILLPSMKIIRDTDVLAN; encoded by the exons ATGATTGTAGCAACTTTCCACATTCGTTTAACCAAAGTCCTTCACCGGAAGACCAAAACCATGTCAGACCCAAAACCCAGACTAGTCTGCTGCATCGGCGACGTCCACGGCTTCCACACGAAGCTCCAAAACCTCTGGTCCAATCTGGAAATCTCCATCCCCTCTTCAGAATTCGCCACCGCCCTCGTCATCTTCCTCGGCGACTACTGCGACCGCGGCCCAGACACCAACAAAGTCCTCGACTTCCTCATTTCCCTGCCCTCCAGATACCCGCATCAGAAACACGTCTTCATCGCGGGAAACCACGACTTCGCCTTCGCCGGGTTCTTGAGAGTCCTGCCTCCGCCGGCGGACGGGTCCGAGTTCCGGGAGGGGTGGAAGGAGTTCGAGgagagtgaggagagagaagggtgGTTTAAGGGCGAGGGGTACGAGGGAATGCACTTGCAGGGGAGGAGATGGGCTGGGAGTAGTAAGGGGTTTAATAAGGCTAAAGGGACTGAGTACCAGGGTTCCGTTTATAAAGCTGGGCCCACTTTTGAGTCTTATGGAGTGCCTCATGGCTCTGCCG ATCTGGTGAAGGTAGTTCCTGATGATCATAAGAAGTTTCTTGCCGATATGGTTTGGGTGCATGAAGAG GATGATGTCTGTGTAGAGATTGAGGGTGAAACCAAACACTGTAAATTGATTGCTGTGCACGCCGGTTTGGAGAAAGATAACGATGTCAAACAACAGTTGGAGTTTCTGAAAGCCAGAGATACTCGGGTACCTAAGATAAAGGCTCTGAGTGGCAGGAAAGACGTGTTGAATATACCAGAG GAACTGAAAAAGACTCAAACTGTTATTGTAAGTGGACATCATGGGAAACTTCATATTGAAGGCTTAAGGCTGATTATTGATGAAGGCGATGGTAAGGCAAAGAACCCAGTGGCTGCAATTTTACTCCCCTCTATGAAAATAATCCGTGATACAGACGTTTTGGCAAACTAG
- the LOC112193678 gene encoding pleiotropic drug resistance protein 2: MALALAGDDLARSTSSRRSFGSHGSKRSWASTSFREVWQVPPDVFNRSGRQDEDEELRWAAIERLPTYDRLRRGMLRQVLDNGRVVTDEVDVTRLGVQDKKVLMENILKVVEDDNEKFLRRLRDRTDRVGIEIPKIEVRYEHLSIEGDVYVGKRALPTLLNATLNTIESVLGLIRLAPSKKRKIQILKDVNGIVKPSRMTLLLGPPGAGKTTLLLALAGKLDDDLRVSGNITYCGHELREFVPRRTCAYISQHDLHYGEMTVRETLDFSGRCLGVGTRYEMLAELSRREKEAGIKPDPEIDAFMKATSVSGLKTSLVTDYVIKILGLDICSDIMVGDEMRRGISGGQKKRVTTGEMLVGPAKVLLMDEISTGLDSSTTFQICRYMRQMVHIMDVTMVISLLQPAPETFELFDDLILLSEGQIVYHGPRESVLEFFEYMGFKCPERKGVADFLQEVTSKKDQEQYWFKKTEPYRYIEVAEFVECFNNFQYGQQIASELGVPYEKSRAHPAALVKEKYGISNWELFKACFAREWLLMKRNSFVYVFKTTQITIMSVIAFTVFLRTQMPVGTVQDGGKFFGALFFSLINVMFNGMAELAMTVFRLPVFYKQRDFLFYPAWAFGFPIWVLRIPLSLMESAIWIVLTYYTIGFAPAASRFFRQFLAFFGIHQMALSLFRFIAALGRTQTVANTLGTFTLLMVFVLGGFIVAKNDIEPWMIWGYYISPMMYGQNAIVMNEFLDKRWSARNTDPRINEPTVGKVLLKSRGFFTDEYWFWICIGALFGFSLLFNILFIAALTFLNPLGDSKAVIADEKSEKKKRKSSTEGIDMALRSSSEHAPTKGMVLPFQPLSLAFNHVNYYVDMPAEMKSQGVDQDRLQLLRDVSGAFRPGVLTALVGVSGAGKTTLMDVLAGRKTGGYIEGSINISGYPKKQDTFARVSGYCEQNDIHSPHVTVYESLLYSAWLRLSSNVKTRTRKMFVEEVMELVELNPIRDALVGLPGIDGLSTEQRKRLTIAVELVANPSIIFMDEPTSGLDARAAAIVMRTVRNTVDTGRTVVCTIHQPSIDIFEAFDELLLMKRGGQVIYAGPLGRQSHKLVEYFEAVPGVTKIKDGYNPATWMLEVTAPSVEAQLDVDFADIYANSSLYQRNQELIEELSTPVPGSKDLYFPTKYSQPFPVQCKACFWKMHWSYWRNPQYNAIRFFMTIVIGVLFGLIFWNKGQQTTQQQDLMNLLGAMYAAVLFLGATNASAVQAVVAIERTVFYRERAAGMYSELPYAFAQVAIETIYVAIQTFIYTLILYSMIGFEWKIAKFLWFYYYILMCFIYFTMYGMMVVALTPGHQIAAIVMSFFLSFWNLFSGFLIPRPQIPIWWRWYYWASPVAWTLYGLVTSQVGDKDADLVLPGYGTMKLKTFLKDQLGFDYDFLPAVAAAHVGWVLLFFFVFAYGIKFLNFQRR, translated from the exons ATGGCGTTGGCTTTGGCCGGAGACGATCTGGCCCGGTCGACGAGCAGCCGGAGAAGCTTTGGTTCACATGGGAGCAAGCGGAGCTGGGCGTCCACAAGTTTCCGGGAGGTGTGGCAGGTCCCGCCGGACGTGTTCAACCGGAGTGGCCGGCAGGACGAGGATGAAGAGCTCCGGTGGGCCGCTATCGAGCGGCTTCCGACTTACGACAGACTTAGAAGAGGGATGCTCCGGCAGGTACTCGACAATGGACGAGTGGTTACTGATGAAGTGGATGTTACGAGGCTTGGAGTGCAAGACAAGAAGGTGTTGATGGAGAACATACTCAAAGTTGTGGAAGATGATAATGAAAAGTTTCTAAGGAGACTTAGAGACAGAACTGACAG AGTTGGGATTGAGATTCCGAAGATTGAAGTTAGATATGAGCATCTGTCGATTGAAGGAGATGTGTATGTTGGGAAAAGAGCACTGCCTACTCTGCTTAATGCTACCTTGAACACTATAGAg AGTGTTCTGGGTTTGATTCGTCTTGCTCCATCAAAGAAGAGAAAGATCCAGATACTTAAAGATGTTAATGGAATAGTCAAACCTTCTAG GATGACCCTACTTTTGGGTCCTCCAGGTGCAGGTAAAACAACATTGCTGTTGGCACTTGCTGGGAAGCTTGATGACGATCTAAGG GTATCTGGGAACATCACTTACTGTGGTCATGAATTGAGAGAGTTTGTTCCCCGAAGGACATGTGCTTATATCAGTCAACATGATCTTCACTATGGAGAAATGACAGTGAGGGAGACATTGGATTTTTCGGGACGATGCTTAGGTGTGGGGACTAGATATGAAATGCTGGCTGAACTTtccagaagagaaaaagaagcagGAATCAAGCCGGATCCTGAGATTGATGCATTCATGAAAGCCACCTCAGTTTCAGGCCTGAAGACTAGTTTGGTCACAGATTATGTTATCAAG ATTCTTGGTTTGGATATCTGTTCTGATATTATGGTTGGTGATGAAATGAGAAGGGGTATTTCTGGTGGCCAGAAAAAGCGTGTCACAACTG GGGAAATGTTGGTTGGACCAGCAAAGGTGCTTTTAATGGATGAAATTTCAACAGGGTTAGACAGTTCCACAACTTTTCAGATATGCAGGTACATGAGGCAAATGGTACATATAATGGATGTCACAATGGTCATCTCTCTTCTTCAACCAGCACCAGAGACATTTGAGCTGTTTGATGACCTTATCTTACTTTCAGAAGGTCAGATTGTGTACCACGGTCCGCGTGAGAGTGTTCTCGAGTTCTTTGAATACATGGGTTTCAAATGCCCGGAGAGGAAAGGAGTTGCTGACTTTTTGCAAGAAGTAACATCTAAGAAGGATCAAGAACAATACTGGTTCAAGAAAACCGAACCTTACAGATACATTGAAGTTGCTGAGTTTGTTGAGTGCTTCAACAATTTCCAATATGGCCAACAGATTGCATCAGAACTTGGGGTTCCTTATGAAAAGTCAAGAGCTCACCCAGCTGCATTAGTCAAAGAGAAATATGGTATTTCAAATTGGGAACTGTTCAAGGCTTGTTTTGCAAGGGAGTGGCTGCTAATGAAGCGCAATTCTTTTGTGTATGTATTCAAGACAACCCAGATAACAATTATGTCAGTAATTGCGTTCACAGTGTTCCTTAGGACTCAAATGCCAGTGGGAACTGTACAAGATGGAGGAAAATTTTTCGGAGCACTGTTTTTCAGTCTGATTAATGTCATGTTCAATGGAATGGCAGAACTGGCAATGACTGTTTTCAGGCTTCCTGTGTTTTATAAACAGAGGGATTTCTTGTTTTATCCTGCTTGGGCTTTTGGTTTTCCCATTTGGGTCCTTAGGATCCCCCTATCTTTAATGGAGTCGGCAATATGGATTGTTCTTACTTATTACACCATTGGATTTGCTCCAGCTGCTAGCAG ATTTTTCAGACAGTTTTTGGCTTTTTTTGGCATTCATCAAATGGCACTGTCCCTCTTTCGGTTCATTGCTGCTCTTGGAAGAACACAAACGGTTGCAAATACTCTCGGTACCTTCACCTTGCTTATGGTGTTTGTTCTGGGAGGATTTATTGTTGCCAAAA ATGACATTGAGCCTTGGATGATATGGGGCTACTATATATCTCCTATGATGTATGGACAGAATGCAATTGTCATGAACGAATTCCTCGATAAAAGATGGAGCGCG CGAAATACAGATCCAAGAATTAATGAACCTACAGTTGGGAAAGTCCTCCTTAAGTCCAGAGGATTCTTCACAGATGAATATTGGTTCTGGATATGTATTGGAGCACTATTTGgattttctcttctctttaaCATCTTATTCATTGCTGCATTGACTTTTCTGAATC CTCTTGGAGATTCGAAGGCTGTCATAGCTGATGAAAaaagtgagaaaaagaaaaggaagtcaTCAACTGAAG GTATTGATATGGCATTGAGGAGTTCTTCAGAGCATGCACCAACGAAAGGAATGGTTTTGCCCTTCCAACCCCTGTCACTCGCATTTAACCATGTGAACTACTATGTCGATATGCCAGCT GAAATGAAGAGTCAAGGAGTTGATCAAGATCGCCTTCAGCTCCTAAGAGATGTCAGTGGTGCTTTTAGACCAGGAGTATTGACAGCACTTGTAGGTGTTAGTGGTGCTGGAAAAACAACTCTTATGGATGTCTTGGCAGGAAGAAAGACAGGTGGTTATATTGAAGGAAGTATTAACATCTCCGGTTATCCAAAGAAACAAGACACATTTGCTCGTGTTAGTGGTTATTGTGAGCAGAATGACATCCATTCACCACATGTTACTGTATACGAATCTCTTCTGTATTCAGCCTGGCTCCGTCTTTCTTCAAATGTAAAGACCCGAACAAGAAAG ATGTTTGTTGAGGAAGTCATGGAGTTGGTTGAGCTTAATCCCATTAGAGATGCTCTAGTTGGCCTTCCGGGAATAGATGGTCTTTCAACGGAACAAAGGAAGAGACTAACCATAGCCGTGGAGCTGGTAGCCAACCCCTCTATTATTTTCATGGATGAACCAACATCTGGACTTGATGCCAGGGCTGCTGCCATCGTTATGCGTACTGTGAGAAACACAGTGGACACTGGAAGAACTGTCGTCTGCACGATTCATCAGCCAAGCATAGATATTTTTGAAGCTTTTGATGAG CTGCTTCTGATGAAACGAGGAGGGCAAGTTATATATGCTGGACCTCTAGGTCGCCAATCTCACAAACTTGTAGAATATTTTGAA GCTGTTCCTGGGGTCACTAAGATTAAGGATGGTTACAATCCTGCTACATGGATGCTTGAGGTTACTGCTCCTTCAGTTGAGGCTCAACTGGATGTGGACTTTGCAGACATTTATGCCAATTCCTCACTTTACCA GAGGAATCAAGAGCTTATCGAAGAGCTTAGTACTCCGGTGCCAGGGTCCAAGGATCTCTACTTCCCAACCAAATACTCCCAACCATTCCCTGTTCAATGCAAAGCTTGTTTCTGGAAAATGCATTGGTCTTATTGGAGAAACCCCCAGTACAACGCCATCCGGTTCTTCATGACAATAGTCATTGGTGTTTTATTTGGTCTTATCTTCTGGAACAAGGGACAACAGAC AACCCAACAACAAGATCTGATGAACCTTTTGGGAGCCATGTATGCTGCTGTGCTTTTCCTTGGAGCTACAAATGCTTCTGCGGTGCAAGCAGTTGTTGCCATTGAAAGAACAGTTTTCTATCGTGAAAGAGCGGCTGGGATGTATTCTGAACTGCCTTATGCATTTGCTCAG GTGGCCATAGAGACAATCTATGTTGCAATTCAAACTTTTATCTACACTCTTATCCTCTACTCTATGATTGGATTTGAGTGGAAGATAGCTAAATTCCTCTGGTTCTACTACTACATACTGATGTGCTTCATCTACTTCACAATGTATGGGATGATGGTTGTTGCACTCACTCCAGGCCACCAGATTGCTGCAATTGTTATGTCCTTTTTCCTCAGTTTCTGGAATTTGTTTTCCGGGTTTCTCATTCCAAGACCG CAAATCCCAATATGGTGGAGGTGGTACTACTGGGCTTCACCTGTGGCTTGGACGCTATATGGCCTTGTGACCTCTCAAGTGGGTGACAAGGATGCTGATCTTGTGCTACCTGGATATGGCACTATGAAATTGAAGACGTTCCTTAAGGATCAGCTGGGTTTTGATTATGATTTCCTTCCGGCTGTCGCAGCTGCCCATGTTGGCTGGgtcctccttttcttctttgtgtTTGCATATGGAATCAAGTTCCTCAACTTTCAGAGGAGATAA